Proteins found in one Lates calcarifer isolate ASB-BC8 linkage group LG8, TLL_Latcal_v3, whole genome shotgun sequence genomic segment:
- the LOC108882765 gene encoding rho guanine nucleotide exchange factor 9 isoform X7 produces the protein MHTLSEQLHATNMLISGGSIVNAEAVWDHVTMADRELAFKAGDVIKVLDASNKDWWWGQIDEEEGWFPASFVRVEPHPPQPQTKQVFYINPIATPRFQNTTSKLWVNQEDGGAEPAEGTSEVQNGHLDPTNDCLCLGSPLQNRDQMRANVINEIMSTERHYIKHLKDICEGYLRQCRKRVDMFNDDQLKVIFGNIEDIYRFQMGFVRDLEKQYNTEEPHLSEIGPCFLEHQDGFWIYSEYCNNHLDACMELSKLMRDGRYQHFFEACRLLQQMIDIAIDGFLLTPVQKICKYPLQLAELLKYTAQEHSDYRYVAAALAVMRNVTQQINERKRRLENIDKIAQWQASVLDWEGDDILDRSSELIYTGELSWIYQPYGRSQQRVFFLFDHQLVLCKKDLIRRDILYYKGRIDMDRYEVRDAIDGRDDDFNVSVKNAFKLCNKDSEEIHIFLAKKPEEKIRWLRAFHEERKMVQEDEKIGFEISEYQKRQAAMTVRKVTKQKGVNRCTPPSYPPPQDPLSAGQYEVTEDMAQGEVFEFSQSKRGQAPFWQNFSRLAPFKK, from the exons ATGCATACACTCTCTGAACAGTTACATGCCACAAACATG TTGATAAGTGGAGGGTCAATCGTCAACGCTGAGGCGGTATGGGACCATGTGACCATGGCGGACCGCGAGTTGGCGTTTAAGGCCGGTGACGTCATCAAGGTGCTGGACGCCTCCAACAAGGACTGGTGGTGGGGCCAGATtgatgaggaggaaggatgGTTCCCTGCCAGCTTTGTACGG GTGGAACCCCACCCTCCTCAGCCCCAAACAAAACAGGTTTTCTATATCAACCCCATAGCAACTCCACGGTTCCAAAACACCACGTCAAAG CTGTGGGTGAACCAGGAGGACGGTGGAGCAGAGCCAGCTGAGGGAACCAGCGAGGTGCAGAACGGGCACCTGGACCCAACCAATGACTGTCTGTGTCTGGGCTCGCCGCTCCAGAACCGAGACCAGATGAGAGCTAACGTCATCAATGAGATCATGAGCACAGAGAGACACTACATCAAACACCTCAAGGACATCTGTGAG GGCTACCTGCGCCAGTGCAGGAAGCGTGTGGACATGTTCAATGATGACCAGCTGAAGGTCATCTTTGGGAACATCGAAGACATTTACCGCTTCCAGATGGGCTTTGTTAGAGACTTGGAGAAACAGTACAACACAGAGGAACCGCACCTCTCTGAAATCGGACCATGCTTTTTAGAACAT CAAGATGGGTTTTGGATCTATTCAGAATACTGTAACAACCACTTGGATGCCTGTATGGAGCTGAGCAAACTGATGAGGGATGGCAGGTACCAGCACTTCTTTGAGGCCTGTCGCCTCCTCCAGCAAATGATTGACATTGCCATAGATGGCTTCTTGCTCACCCCTGTCCAGAAAATCTGCAAATATCCACTCCAGCTGGCTGAGCTTCTCAAATACACCGCACAGGAGCACAG TGACTATCGATATGTGGCAGCGGCCCTGGCAGTAATGCGGAACGTCACTCAGCAGATCAACgaaaggaagaggaggctgGAGAACATCGACAAGATCGCTCAGTGGCAAGCCTCTGTTCTGGACTGGGAG gGAGATGATATCTTGGACAGGAGCTCAGAGCTCATCTACACTGGGGAGTTGTCATGGATCTATCAGCCGTATGGACGCAGCCAGCAGCGagtcttcttcctctttgatcACCAGCTGGTCCTCTGTAAGAAG GATCTGATACGCCGGGACATCCTGTACTACAAGGGCCGCATTGACATGGATCGCTACGAGGTGCGGGACGCCATAGACGGGCGCGACGACGACTTCAATGTCAGCGTGAAGAACGCCTTCAAATTGTGCAACAAAGACAGCGAGGAGATCCACATCTTCCTGGCCAAGAAGCCGGAGGAGAAGATCCGCTGGCTCAGGGCCTTCCACgaggagaggaagatggtgCAGGAGGATGAGAAAATCG GTTTTGAGATCTCCGAGTACCAGAAGCGGCAAGCGGCCATGACAGTCAGAAAGGTGACCAAACAGAAAG GTGTAAACAGGTGCACGCCCCCCTCATACCCGCCCCCCCAGGACCCCCTCAGTGCGGGGCAGTATGAGGTAACGGAGGACATGGCACAAGGAGAGGTTTTTGAATTCAGTCAATCCAAAAGAGGCCAGGCTCCTTTCTGGCAGAATTTTAGTAGATTAGCTCCATTTAAGAAATAG
- the LOC108882765 gene encoding rho guanine nucleotide exchange factor 9 isoform X8, producing MTMMMLISGGSIVNAEAVWDHVTMADRELAFKAGDVIKVLDASNKDWWWGQIDEEEGWFPASFVRVEPHPPQPQTKQVFYINPIATPRFQNTTSKLWVNQEDGGAEPAEGTSEVQNGHLDPTNDCLCLGSPLQNRDQMRANVINEIMSTERHYIKHLKDICEGYLRQCRKRVDMFNDDQLKVIFGNIEDIYRFQMGFVRDLEKQYNTEEPHLSEIGPCFLEHQDGFWIYSEYCNNHLDACMELSKLMRDGRYQHFFEACRLLQQMIDIAIDGFLLTPVQKICKYPLQLAELLKYTAQEHSDYRYVAAALAVMRNVTQQINERKRRLENIDKIAQWQASVLDWEGDDILDRSSELIYTGELSWIYQPYGRSQQRVFFLFDHQLVLCKKDLIRRDILYYKGRIDMDRYEVRDAIDGRDDDFNVSVKNAFKLCNKDSEEIHIFLAKKPEEKIRWLRAFHEERKMVQEDEKIGFEISEYQKRQAAMTVRKVTKQKGVNRCTPPSYPPPQDPLSAGQYEVTEDMAQGEVFEFSQSKRGQAPFWQNFSRLAPFKK from the exons TTGATAAGTGGAGGGTCAATCGTCAACGCTGAGGCGGTATGGGACCATGTGACCATGGCGGACCGCGAGTTGGCGTTTAAGGCCGGTGACGTCATCAAGGTGCTGGACGCCTCCAACAAGGACTGGTGGTGGGGCCAGATtgatgaggaggaaggatgGTTCCCTGCCAGCTTTGTACGG GTGGAACCCCACCCTCCTCAGCCCCAAACAAAACAGGTTTTCTATATCAACCCCATAGCAACTCCACGGTTCCAAAACACCACGTCAAAG CTGTGGGTGAACCAGGAGGACGGTGGAGCAGAGCCAGCTGAGGGAACCAGCGAGGTGCAGAACGGGCACCTGGACCCAACCAATGACTGTCTGTGTCTGGGCTCGCCGCTCCAGAACCGAGACCAGATGAGAGCTAACGTCATCAATGAGATCATGAGCACAGAGAGACACTACATCAAACACCTCAAGGACATCTGTGAG GGCTACCTGCGCCAGTGCAGGAAGCGTGTGGACATGTTCAATGATGACCAGCTGAAGGTCATCTTTGGGAACATCGAAGACATTTACCGCTTCCAGATGGGCTTTGTTAGAGACTTGGAGAAACAGTACAACACAGAGGAACCGCACCTCTCTGAAATCGGACCATGCTTTTTAGAACAT CAAGATGGGTTTTGGATCTATTCAGAATACTGTAACAACCACTTGGATGCCTGTATGGAGCTGAGCAAACTGATGAGGGATGGCAGGTACCAGCACTTCTTTGAGGCCTGTCGCCTCCTCCAGCAAATGATTGACATTGCCATAGATGGCTTCTTGCTCACCCCTGTCCAGAAAATCTGCAAATATCCACTCCAGCTGGCTGAGCTTCTCAAATACACCGCACAGGAGCACAG TGACTATCGATATGTGGCAGCGGCCCTGGCAGTAATGCGGAACGTCACTCAGCAGATCAACgaaaggaagaggaggctgGAGAACATCGACAAGATCGCTCAGTGGCAAGCCTCTGTTCTGGACTGGGAG gGAGATGATATCTTGGACAGGAGCTCAGAGCTCATCTACACTGGGGAGTTGTCATGGATCTATCAGCCGTATGGACGCAGCCAGCAGCGagtcttcttcctctttgatcACCAGCTGGTCCTCTGTAAGAAG GATCTGATACGCCGGGACATCCTGTACTACAAGGGCCGCATTGACATGGATCGCTACGAGGTGCGGGACGCCATAGACGGGCGCGACGACGACTTCAATGTCAGCGTGAAGAACGCCTTCAAATTGTGCAACAAAGACAGCGAGGAGATCCACATCTTCCTGGCCAAGAAGCCGGAGGAGAAGATCCGCTGGCTCAGGGCCTTCCACgaggagaggaagatggtgCAGGAGGATGAGAAAATCG GTTTTGAGATCTCCGAGTACCAGAAGCGGCAAGCGGCCATGACAGTCAGAAAGGTGACCAAACAGAAAG GTGTAAACAGGTGCACGCCCCCCTCATACCCGCCCCCCCAGGACCCCCTCAGTGCGGGGCAGTATGAGGTAACGGAGGACATGGCACAAGGAGAGGTTTTTGAATTCAGTCAATCCAAAAGAGGCCAGGCTCCTTTCTGGCAGAATTTTAGTAGATTAGCTCCATTTAAGAAATAG
- the LOC108882765 gene encoding rho guanine nucleotide exchange factor 9 isoform X6: MDLRLGPGSQRTTLSHRRGEKGSARWSRAGTPGAPSRLRVEMNDLISGGSIVNAEAVWDHVTMADRELAFKAGDVIKVLDASNKDWWWGQIDEEEGWFPASFVRVEPHPPQPQTKQVFYINPIATPRFQNTTSKLWVNQEDGGAEPAEGTSEVQNGHLDPTNDCLCLGSPLQNRDQMRANVINEIMSTERHYIKHLKDICEGYLRQCRKRVDMFNDDQLKVIFGNIEDIYRFQMGFVRDLEKQYNTEEPHLSEIGPCFLEHQDGFWIYSEYCNNHLDACMELSKLMRDGRYQHFFEACRLLQQMIDIAIDGFLLTPVQKICKYPLQLAELLKYTAQEHSDYRYVAAALAVMRNVTQQINERKRRLENIDKIAQWQASVLDWEGDDILDRSSELIYTGELSWIYQPYGRSQQRVFFLFDHQLVLCKKDLIRRDILYYKGRIDMDRYEVRDAIDGRDDDFNVSVKNAFKLCNKDSEEIHIFLAKKPEEKIRWLRAFHEERKMVQEDEKIGFEISEYQKRQAAMTVRKVTKQKGVNRCTPPSYPPPQDPLSAGQYEVTEDMAQGEVFEFSQSKRGQAPFWQNFSRLAPFKK, from the exons TTGATAAGTGGAGGGTCAATCGTCAACGCTGAGGCGGTATGGGACCATGTGACCATGGCGGACCGCGAGTTGGCGTTTAAGGCCGGTGACGTCATCAAGGTGCTGGACGCCTCCAACAAGGACTGGTGGTGGGGCCAGATtgatgaggaggaaggatgGTTCCCTGCCAGCTTTGTACGG GTGGAACCCCACCCTCCTCAGCCCCAAACAAAACAGGTTTTCTATATCAACCCCATAGCAACTCCACGGTTCCAAAACACCACGTCAAAG CTGTGGGTGAACCAGGAGGACGGTGGAGCAGAGCCAGCTGAGGGAACCAGCGAGGTGCAGAACGGGCACCTGGACCCAACCAATGACTGTCTGTGTCTGGGCTCGCCGCTCCAGAACCGAGACCAGATGAGAGCTAACGTCATCAATGAGATCATGAGCACAGAGAGACACTACATCAAACACCTCAAGGACATCTGTGAG GGCTACCTGCGCCAGTGCAGGAAGCGTGTGGACATGTTCAATGATGACCAGCTGAAGGTCATCTTTGGGAACATCGAAGACATTTACCGCTTCCAGATGGGCTTTGTTAGAGACTTGGAGAAACAGTACAACACAGAGGAACCGCACCTCTCTGAAATCGGACCATGCTTTTTAGAACAT CAAGATGGGTTTTGGATCTATTCAGAATACTGTAACAACCACTTGGATGCCTGTATGGAGCTGAGCAAACTGATGAGGGATGGCAGGTACCAGCACTTCTTTGAGGCCTGTCGCCTCCTCCAGCAAATGATTGACATTGCCATAGATGGCTTCTTGCTCACCCCTGTCCAGAAAATCTGCAAATATCCACTCCAGCTGGCTGAGCTTCTCAAATACACCGCACAGGAGCACAG TGACTATCGATATGTGGCAGCGGCCCTGGCAGTAATGCGGAACGTCACTCAGCAGATCAACgaaaggaagaggaggctgGAGAACATCGACAAGATCGCTCAGTGGCAAGCCTCTGTTCTGGACTGGGAG gGAGATGATATCTTGGACAGGAGCTCAGAGCTCATCTACACTGGGGAGTTGTCATGGATCTATCAGCCGTATGGACGCAGCCAGCAGCGagtcttcttcctctttgatcACCAGCTGGTCCTCTGTAAGAAG GATCTGATACGCCGGGACATCCTGTACTACAAGGGCCGCATTGACATGGATCGCTACGAGGTGCGGGACGCCATAGACGGGCGCGACGACGACTTCAATGTCAGCGTGAAGAACGCCTTCAAATTGTGCAACAAAGACAGCGAGGAGATCCACATCTTCCTGGCCAAGAAGCCGGAGGAGAAGATCCGCTGGCTCAGGGCCTTCCACgaggagaggaagatggtgCAGGAGGATGAGAAAATCG GTTTTGAGATCTCCGAGTACCAGAAGCGGCAAGCGGCCATGACAGTCAGAAAGGTGACCAAACAGAAAG GTGTAAACAGGTGCACGCCCCCCTCATACCCGCCCCCCCAGGACCCCCTCAGTGCGGGGCAGTATGAGGTAACGGAGGACATGGCACAAGGAGAGGTTTTTGAATTCAGTCAATCCAAAAGAGGCCAGGCTCCTTTCTGGCAGAATTTTAGTAGATTAGCTCCATTTAAGAAATAG
- the LOC108882765 gene encoding rho guanine nucleotide exchange factor 9 isoform X9 translates to MTLLISGGSIVNAEAVWDHVTMADRELAFKAGDVIKVLDASNKDWWWGQIDEEEGWFPASFVRVEPHPPQPQTKQVFYINPIATPRFQNTTSKLWVNQEDGGAEPAEGTSEVQNGHLDPTNDCLCLGSPLQNRDQMRANVINEIMSTERHYIKHLKDICEGYLRQCRKRVDMFNDDQLKVIFGNIEDIYRFQMGFVRDLEKQYNTEEPHLSEIGPCFLEHQDGFWIYSEYCNNHLDACMELSKLMRDGRYQHFFEACRLLQQMIDIAIDGFLLTPVQKICKYPLQLAELLKYTAQEHSDYRYVAAALAVMRNVTQQINERKRRLENIDKIAQWQASVLDWEGDDILDRSSELIYTGELSWIYQPYGRSQQRVFFLFDHQLVLCKKDLIRRDILYYKGRIDMDRYEVRDAIDGRDDDFNVSVKNAFKLCNKDSEEIHIFLAKKPEEKIRWLRAFHEERKMVQEDEKIGFEISEYQKRQAAMTVRKVTKQKGVNRCTPPSYPPPQDPLSAGQYEVTEDMAQGEVFEFSQSKRGQAPFWQNFSRLAPFKK, encoded by the exons TTGATAAGTGGAGGGTCAATCGTCAACGCTGAGGCGGTATGGGACCATGTGACCATGGCGGACCGCGAGTTGGCGTTTAAGGCCGGTGACGTCATCAAGGTGCTGGACGCCTCCAACAAGGACTGGTGGTGGGGCCAGATtgatgaggaggaaggatgGTTCCCTGCCAGCTTTGTACGG GTGGAACCCCACCCTCCTCAGCCCCAAACAAAACAGGTTTTCTATATCAACCCCATAGCAACTCCACGGTTCCAAAACACCACGTCAAAG CTGTGGGTGAACCAGGAGGACGGTGGAGCAGAGCCAGCTGAGGGAACCAGCGAGGTGCAGAACGGGCACCTGGACCCAACCAATGACTGTCTGTGTCTGGGCTCGCCGCTCCAGAACCGAGACCAGATGAGAGCTAACGTCATCAATGAGATCATGAGCACAGAGAGACACTACATCAAACACCTCAAGGACATCTGTGAG GGCTACCTGCGCCAGTGCAGGAAGCGTGTGGACATGTTCAATGATGACCAGCTGAAGGTCATCTTTGGGAACATCGAAGACATTTACCGCTTCCAGATGGGCTTTGTTAGAGACTTGGAGAAACAGTACAACACAGAGGAACCGCACCTCTCTGAAATCGGACCATGCTTTTTAGAACAT CAAGATGGGTTTTGGATCTATTCAGAATACTGTAACAACCACTTGGATGCCTGTATGGAGCTGAGCAAACTGATGAGGGATGGCAGGTACCAGCACTTCTTTGAGGCCTGTCGCCTCCTCCAGCAAATGATTGACATTGCCATAGATGGCTTCTTGCTCACCCCTGTCCAGAAAATCTGCAAATATCCACTCCAGCTGGCTGAGCTTCTCAAATACACCGCACAGGAGCACAG TGACTATCGATATGTGGCAGCGGCCCTGGCAGTAATGCGGAACGTCACTCAGCAGATCAACgaaaggaagaggaggctgGAGAACATCGACAAGATCGCTCAGTGGCAAGCCTCTGTTCTGGACTGGGAG gGAGATGATATCTTGGACAGGAGCTCAGAGCTCATCTACACTGGGGAGTTGTCATGGATCTATCAGCCGTATGGACGCAGCCAGCAGCGagtcttcttcctctttgatcACCAGCTGGTCCTCTGTAAGAAG GATCTGATACGCCGGGACATCCTGTACTACAAGGGCCGCATTGACATGGATCGCTACGAGGTGCGGGACGCCATAGACGGGCGCGACGACGACTTCAATGTCAGCGTGAAGAACGCCTTCAAATTGTGCAACAAAGACAGCGAGGAGATCCACATCTTCCTGGCCAAGAAGCCGGAGGAGAAGATCCGCTGGCTCAGGGCCTTCCACgaggagaggaagatggtgCAGGAGGATGAGAAAATCG GTTTTGAGATCTCCGAGTACCAGAAGCGGCAAGCGGCCATGACAGTCAGAAAGGTGACCAAACAGAAAG GTGTAAACAGGTGCACGCCCCCCTCATACCCGCCCCCCCAGGACCCCCTCAGTGCGGGGCAGTATGAGGTAACGGAGGACATGGCACAAGGAGAGGTTTTTGAATTCAGTCAATCCAAAAGAGGCCAGGCTCCTTTCTGGCAGAATTTTAGTAGATTAGCTCCATTTAAGAAATAG
- the LOC108882765 gene encoding rho guanine nucleotide exchange factor 9 isoform X10, with amino-acid sequence MTLLISGGSIVNAEAVWDHVTMADRELAFKAGDVIKVLDASNKDWWWGQIDEEEGWFPASFVRLWVNQEDGGAEPAEGTSEVQNGHLDPTNDCLCLGSPLQNRDQMRANVINEIMSTERHYIKHLKDICEGYLRQCRKRVDMFNDDQLKVIFGNIEDIYRFQMGFVRDLEKQYNTEEPHLSEIGPCFLEHQDGFWIYSEYCNNHLDACMELSKLMRDGRYQHFFEACRLLQQMIDIAIDGFLLTPVQKICKYPLQLAELLKYTAQEHSDYRYVAAALAVMRNVTQQINERKRRLENIDKIAQWQASVLDWEGDDILDRSSELIYTGELSWIYQPYGRSQQRVFFLFDHQLVLCKKDLIRRDILYYKGRIDMDRYEVRDAIDGRDDDFNVSVKNAFKLCNKDSEEIHIFLAKKPEEKIRWLRAFHEERKMVQEDEKIGFEISEYQKRQAAMTVRKVTKQKGVNRCTPPSYPPPQDPLSAGQYEVTEDMAQGEVFEFSQSKRGQAPFWQNFSRLAPFKK; translated from the exons TTGATAAGTGGAGGGTCAATCGTCAACGCTGAGGCGGTATGGGACCATGTGACCATGGCGGACCGCGAGTTGGCGTTTAAGGCCGGTGACGTCATCAAGGTGCTGGACGCCTCCAACAAGGACTGGTGGTGGGGCCAGATtgatgaggaggaaggatgGTTCCCTGCCAGCTTTGTACGG CTGTGGGTGAACCAGGAGGACGGTGGAGCAGAGCCAGCTGAGGGAACCAGCGAGGTGCAGAACGGGCACCTGGACCCAACCAATGACTGTCTGTGTCTGGGCTCGCCGCTCCAGAACCGAGACCAGATGAGAGCTAACGTCATCAATGAGATCATGAGCACAGAGAGACACTACATCAAACACCTCAAGGACATCTGTGAG GGCTACCTGCGCCAGTGCAGGAAGCGTGTGGACATGTTCAATGATGACCAGCTGAAGGTCATCTTTGGGAACATCGAAGACATTTACCGCTTCCAGATGGGCTTTGTTAGAGACTTGGAGAAACAGTACAACACAGAGGAACCGCACCTCTCTGAAATCGGACCATGCTTTTTAGAACAT CAAGATGGGTTTTGGATCTATTCAGAATACTGTAACAACCACTTGGATGCCTGTATGGAGCTGAGCAAACTGATGAGGGATGGCAGGTACCAGCACTTCTTTGAGGCCTGTCGCCTCCTCCAGCAAATGATTGACATTGCCATAGATGGCTTCTTGCTCACCCCTGTCCAGAAAATCTGCAAATATCCACTCCAGCTGGCTGAGCTTCTCAAATACACCGCACAGGAGCACAG TGACTATCGATATGTGGCAGCGGCCCTGGCAGTAATGCGGAACGTCACTCAGCAGATCAACgaaaggaagaggaggctgGAGAACATCGACAAGATCGCTCAGTGGCAAGCCTCTGTTCTGGACTGGGAG gGAGATGATATCTTGGACAGGAGCTCAGAGCTCATCTACACTGGGGAGTTGTCATGGATCTATCAGCCGTATGGACGCAGCCAGCAGCGagtcttcttcctctttgatcACCAGCTGGTCCTCTGTAAGAAG GATCTGATACGCCGGGACATCCTGTACTACAAGGGCCGCATTGACATGGATCGCTACGAGGTGCGGGACGCCATAGACGGGCGCGACGACGACTTCAATGTCAGCGTGAAGAACGCCTTCAAATTGTGCAACAAAGACAGCGAGGAGATCCACATCTTCCTGGCCAAGAAGCCGGAGGAGAAGATCCGCTGGCTCAGGGCCTTCCACgaggagaggaagatggtgCAGGAGGATGAGAAAATCG GTTTTGAGATCTCCGAGTACCAGAAGCGGCAAGCGGCCATGACAGTCAGAAAGGTGACCAAACAGAAAG GTGTAAACAGGTGCACGCCCCCCTCATACCCGCCCCCCCAGGACCCCCTCAGTGCGGGGCAGTATGAGGTAACGGAGGACATGGCACAAGGAGAGGTTTTTGAATTCAGTCAATCCAAAAGAGGCCAGGCTCCTTTCTGGCAGAATTTTAGTAGATTAGCTCCATTTAAGAAATAG